One genomic segment of Protaetiibacter intestinalis includes these proteins:
- a CDS encoding aldo/keto reductase encodes MSQFYGTAEDAVSLRTIRQAIDLGVDFFDTSDFYGASSSEIGAPVPGFGHNESLLGRALDRRRDEVVVATKFSARPTGDGTSLFDGRPEYVSSAIEASLRRLRTDYIDVYYYHRLDPTVPIEDTVGAMAELVATGKARAIGLSEIDADTLRRAVAVHPIAVLQSEYSLWERSIETEVIAAARQHDVTLVPYSPLGRGMLAGAFGPTTVFDRSDFRSTLPRFQGEHMARNLALVEDLSRFARERDATPGQVALAWLLAQPHDIVPIPGSRSLPRITENLAASAVRLSADDIAMLSTMFDPARISGERYGTRHPRRENEQSKARNE; translated from the coding sequence TACGTACGATCCGCCAGGCGATCGACCTCGGGGTCGACTTCTTCGATACATCCGACTTCTACGGTGCCAGTAGTTCAGAGATCGGCGCGCCCGTGCCGGGATTCGGGCACAACGAGAGCCTCCTCGGCCGCGCTCTCGACAGGCGACGCGACGAGGTCGTGGTTGCGACCAAGTTCTCCGCACGACCGACGGGCGATGGAACGAGCCTGTTCGATGGCCGTCCGGAATACGTCTCATCGGCAATCGAGGCGAGCCTGCGCCGCCTGCGTACCGATTACATCGACGTGTACTACTACCATCGACTCGATCCGACCGTACCGATTGAAGACACGGTCGGCGCGATGGCCGAACTCGTCGCCACGGGCAAAGCCCGCGCCATCGGCTTGAGCGAGATCGATGCAGACACGCTACGGCGCGCTGTCGCCGTGCATCCCATTGCTGTGCTCCAGAGCGAGTACTCGCTCTGGGAGCGCAGCATAGAGACGGAAGTGATTGCGGCTGCACGTCAGCACGACGTGACTCTTGTCCCCTACAGTCCGCTCGGACGCGGCATGCTGGCGGGCGCCTTCGGCCCGACGACAGTCTTCGACAGGTCTGACTTTCGTTCCACGCTCCCTCGCTTTCAAGGGGAGCACATGGCCCGCAATCTCGCGCTGGTTGAGGACTTGTCGCGATTTGCCCGCGAACGCGACGCTACCCCCGGCCAGGTGGCTCTCGCCTGGCTGCTCGCCCAGCCGCACGACATCGTCCCCATCCCCGGTAGCCGCAGCCTTCCACGCATAACGGAGAACCTCGCAGCCAGCGCCGTGCGACTGAGCGCCGACGATATCGCGATGCTCTCCACGATGTTCGACCCGGCACGCATCTCCGGGGAACGTTACGGCACCCGGCACCCACGACGAGAAAACGAACAATCGAAAGCGAGAAACGAATGA